The Anastrepha ludens isolate Willacy chromosome X, idAnaLude1.1, whole genome shotgun sequence genome includes a window with the following:
- the LOC128870109 gene encoding uncharacterized protein LOC128870109 produces MYCDNATNFVGAERKLRDLREAFLAQKEEILQYAADEGFIFAFIPPRAPHFGGLWEAAVKSAKHLLGRAIGNALLTAEEIPTLLVEVEAVLKSRPLAPLSNNPKDGEALAPAHPLIGSPLRALPPEKVPDNLSRFLER; encoded by the coding sequence ATGTACTGCGACAACGCGACGAACTTTGTGGGAGCAGAGAGGAAGCTGAGGGATCTCCGCGAAGCCTTCCTGGCACAGAAAGAGGAGATTCTCCAATACGCCGCCGACGAAGGATTCATCTTTGCCTTTATCCCTCCGAGGGCACCCCACTTCGGCGGCCTGTGGGAAGCAGCAGTGAAGTCGGCCAAACATCTGCTGGGGCGCGCCATAGGCAACGCGCTGTTAACCGCCGAAGAAATCCCAACGCTTCTCGTCGAAGTAGAAGCGGTACTGAAATCCCGACCGCTCGCACCACTCAGCAACAACCCCAAAGACGGCGAGGCGCTAGCGCCGGCGCATCCGCTAATCGGTTCCCCCTTGCGAGCTTTGCCACCGGAGAAGGTACCCGACAACCTCAGCCGCTTCTTAGAGAGATGA